A segment of the Apteryx mantelli isolate bAptMan1 chromosome 13, bAptMan1.hap1, whole genome shotgun sequence genome:
TTGAGGTCCCTTTGAATAGCAGCCTTGCCCTGAAGCTTATCCACTGTTCCTCCCAAGGTGGTGCTATCCATAAACTTGCTGAGTGCATGCTTTGTCTTGTAGTCCAGGTCACTAATAAAGGCATCAAACGgtactggccccagtattgatGCCTGAAGGATGCTCCCGATTTTCAGCCACCACTGGACTTTGTaatgctgatcacaaccctttgaatCCAATAGTTCATTCAATTTTCCACCCACCTTATCATCCATTTATTCTGTACGTTTCTCTAGAAGACTATGTTCATACTGATATTAGTTATTCAAGTATTCAGCATGTCGAGAACTAAGTATTCAGCATTTAGCTGATCTGGGAGAGGTTCAGACGCGCACTTGGAAGGATGCAACTGGTCACTTGATCAGATCACAGCTTTAAGAAGGAAGTGCTAGTGTGCTGGTTCTAGTGACTTAGGGACCTCCTTCCCTAAGCGGAGAGGTGGGAGCTGACCATCTCGCTAGAGAGTGAAAGCAGTTTGCCTAAACTGCTCAAGTACAGTAGGACATCAAGACACCAATGGTGAGAGATCAGGCTCATCATAAGAGGAGAAAAGTAGGATGATGTATTGCCAAAAATCCCCTGTAGGTTTTACTTCATTGTATAACCAACGATCACATCTGTGGTTAGCTTTGAAAATTGAGGTATAGAACTAGTGTACTCAGTTTAATGACTACACTGAGGAGAGAGGTCTAGTCCTATTAAATACACAGTTCCTTGCCTCAGGATAGCAAGTGAACAGCAAAACACACCCATTCTTGGGgtgctttatttctttatttttttttgtctgctccCATGGCAGGGAAGAACAACTTGCACTGTTTCCCTAGTTGGGCAGGTATTTCTGGCCTATCTTCTGCTGGATAACAGACTTCAGGGTTGCTCCTGGCCTTTGGTGCCAATCGGCGCATTGTAATACCCTTTCACTGTTCCTTCTTCACGTGACCagccctccccttttcctggcgGTACGATGGAGTAAAGACTGGAGGTTTTGCCAGGGTCCCTTTGGAGGGAGCACAACTACGCTTGATGTTGGCAAAGGAACTGGAGCTGTGCCTATTTCTGCCTTTGCTGCTGTCCTGCTGCGTGGCTTTGGGTGGGTCACATCACTTACCAAAAGCAAAGCTGAGGCCTTTTGAGGGAGACTTGAGGCCCAAGAGAACTTTAAGAAAAATACCAcacttttaaacaaaaatctcCAATAATATTTAGTCTTACAGGAGGTAGCTGAAAAGCGAAGGCTGCTGTTACATGAAGCAGCATGGAAGAGTACAGTATTAAAGTGTCAATGCCAACTGGCTGACACCAGCTGAAGCGTGGGGTGTATCAGCAGAGGGCTGCCTCTGCGCTGGGAGaggctcctcagcttcagccctgccctgctgttGAAGGCTGCCCCTGCTGACTGCAGTCTGGGATTCAGTCTTGATGCCAAAAATCAATGACACTTCCTTGTTCAGAGACTTCCTCTTTGAGCCTGAAAGCTGCCTGCCTAGTAGGACCTTCCCCATTCGTCTCGTGGCTAGGCTTCCAGGTGGTTTAATGAGCCCGCTACTGCTGCTAAACTCAAAGGACCCATGGGCCAGAGTGTAGACAGGCTTTGCTTGCTCTGACCTTTTGCCGGGAGGTTGGGTTTGTGGTGTCTATGTCTCTGAGCCTGGGTGCCCACGCTGTGCTCGCTCAGCCTGCCTGCAGCCCCGTGGTTGCTGGACACTTGGGCTGGTGGGAGGTATTCCCCAAAACCAGCAGGTTGGGCACAACTGAGCAGCAGCATGAAATCCTTCCATCGCTGCTGAGTGACCTTTGCCTGGGTCACCTTAGCTAGCAACGCGTGTCCAGGGGCAGGCTGGTTGGTGCAACTTCTCCGTTGGAAACCCTGGAGAGGCTATTTAGGGCTTCCAGCTCTAGGCTGCAGCTGCTCGCTTGGTCCGGTCCTTTGGGTGCCCAAGGCTCCTTCAGAGGCCAACAGGGTTGCTGGGTGGCATCCCCTGTTACCACTGTGGTATTGGGCAAGGCTGGAGAAACTAGTGTGAAGAAATTCACTCTGCCATGAGTTAAGTTCCTGTATTGGGAGAAAATTAGAGAAAGTCATTTTCCCAGCCTGAGTGCGAGTCAGCTCTGCCCCAGCGATTCCCAGCAGAGGTGTCTGTCCTTATTTTTTGCCACTGCCATCAGCAGTGTGTCCCTTTCCTGGGAGGAGCTAACCCAGTCCTTCACTAATCTGCTAAGAAAGCTGCTTGCACATCTCGCCTGTGCCTTGCTGGCCACGCCGAAGCCTCAGATGCCTGGTCCTAGCTTTGGTGAACAGGGAGACCTTGGTTCTTCTTGGTGTCTCTCGGTAAATAAGTGTCTGGACCAAATGCCCTTCCTCTTTCATGAAGACAAGGACAAGTTACTGCCCCTACATCTCACTGGcacctgaaaagcagaaaaaccgGGTGGTTTGTTTGGTATTTTTTATTCAATTGCTGTAGAAAGTCTCAGCTCAACAGGAAGCCAagaaaatgcattaaataaataaatctggagTTGACCCTAGCCGTTCCTCCCCCAGTCCCAGCCTGGGGAGAGAGCAGCCGAAGCCTCCAAGTGCTTGAACGAAAGCCCCTCTGCGGGAGCAATAGCAGCGCAAAGAGAAGCTGCTGGAACCAGGGCTGGTCGGCAGCAGCGTAGCGAGAgtccccggcggccgcgggggcggcagAGCCCTTCCCTGGCACCGGCACAAGCCCTGGGCCCGGGCCCTTTCcctgctggttttctttttaCAGGCCCTGGGCTTTCCAGAGGGAAAAGGCAGGTGAGACAAGGCAAAGGAGATGCGCTCCAGGTCAAAAAGATTCAAACCTTCTGCTCTTGCAGCCGGGCCTTGAAAAAGTGAAGGAGAGATTATGGAGGAGATGAAGTAAGTCCTGCTCTGCTAGGCTGGACCTTGAGCAGCGGGCAGTCTCGGTGCTAACCAAGGCAGCCGTGACTGAGAAACTCCCGAGGAGGGTTGTCCGCAGGCGGCGGGCGAGCGAGGATCCTAGGTCCTGGATCCAGGATCCTGGATCCACCTGGCTGCTGGCGCAGGAGAGGGCACGAAGAAAGGCAAGGGGGGGAGCCCAGCTCTCGTTGCTAGTAGTCTCTGCCGAAAGCGGGGAGCTGGGCTTCCGAATGCCCGGCGCATTCGCCTTGCTTGCGGCTGGGCTTCTCGCAGTGCCGGCTGCAGCCGGCCCGCCTGGGGCCCGAGGCGCCGCTGGGGGTGGAAGCGGCCGCCGGGCCTGGCTTCTCGTGGCTGTTGCAGCGGTGGACCAGGACGGGCTCCCTGGGGCTAGACTTGCTCTTCAGGAGGCGCTGGAGCAGCTGCTTGTCCGACCTTTCTTTCCTGAAGTCGTCCTCAAAGATCTTCAGCTGTGAGAAAGAGCAGGGGCAGAGTGACCGGAGGGTGCGAGGTGGTTTTAGGTACCCTGTGCTGCAGGGGCCGGGACCGCAGCTTCCCCCAGCCCGGTGTGCAgcgcggggagctgccggcgGGTCTCATCGTCCTCCCGCGCCTCGGGAGCGCTTGGCGGCGCGGTGCCCAGGAGCTGGCTCCGCCTGGGACCGACGGCTGCCGCGCGCAAGGGGCGGCTGCTGCCTTGGCTCACCTGCTCCTGCAGGAGCAGCATCTGCTGCctcatctcctcttccttcttccgCAGCTTCTCGTTCTCGGCCTCGATGCGCTCGCGGTCTCGCTGCTCCGTCCTGTAATCGGCCTCATAAATTTCTGTCTGTAAAAGCGGGATGAGGTGCGTCAGGagctccagctgctcctcctgggcTCGGGGGGGGGTTCAGaggctccctgcctcccctggggctggggggacctTCACACTAAATGACGGGCCTTGGAGGGGTCCGGGTGCTCCCAACGTGTTGCACCTCGGCGTTTGGTCTTTGCTCGAGGTTTGAGGTTTGCCGCCGGGCCGCGACGtcccctgggcagagcacagcaAGCGCCTGCCACGAGCTCCTCTTTGCCCCCCCTTTCCCGCCCGGGAGCCCCCCGTTCCCCGCACAAGGTCACCTGGCACTTGAGGGCCTCCAGCTGGTCCTTCAGGTCGGTCACCTCCTTGTCGGGGCCCGCGCCGGCAAGGCGCCCGCGCCGCTCGCTGCCCAGCGTCCTGGGGGAGCGCTCCGCGGAGCCCTCCCGGGGCGGCAGGAACGGGGCGTCCGGGCGCtcctgccgggccccggcgcccggcgcctcGAGGCTCTGCGGAGGGCGAAGTCGAGAGGTCGGCCGTGAGTGCAGcctcggccgcgccgccgccaggtgtcacgcggccgcccgccccgaggACGCGTGCGGCGCCCCGGCCGTGGGGGCCGAGAGCGGGGCGAGAGCCGGCAGCCGCGTGACGCCCGGCGGCTGGGCAGGCTGGTTCGTGTCTCCGGAGAGGGGCTTCAAACTCACCCCCGCGGGCCGCCTGTCCTGGCCGTGGTGGCGGCCGCCCTCCAGCTGCCGCACGTACTCCTGCAGGTGCTGGTTCTTCTTCAGCTCCTGGATCAGGGTCTGCTCGTAGTACTCCCGCTTGCTCTGGAAGGAGGCGCGCTGCTGGGACGGGCGCGCTCCGGGCTGCCCGCGGGCGAGACGGGGCCCGGCGCGCTGCCCCGCGTCGCGCGAGCTGCTGCTGCGATGCTCGGGGCCGGCTTCGGCTTTGGGTGTCGCGCGAGGGCCGGTCCCCGCCTGGGAGCGCTTTGCAGTGGGCAGCTCTTCCACCCACCCCGGGCAACCCCGAGGGGGGAGCGGGTGGAGCAGGCTTAAAACCTGAGCTGGGCTTTGCGCCCCGCTCCCACGGCTCAGCAGAGGCCTGGCAAACTCATTTCACCAAAGAACGAAAGCGGGTGGGAAGCAGAGGCTCTGGGGCTGAGGTGGGTCTCCGGCACGCAGCAGCTCAAGGGAGATGACCAGCACGGGCCACCACCCTGctcccctgcgcggcggcgctgATTCAGGATACTTTGGCCggagcagggctcagctgggAAGGACGAGAGCCTCGGTGCAAAGCCCAGACTTCGTCCCCGAGCACCCCgagatggggctgggggaggacaGCACCCCGCACCCTTCGTTGGTGGGAGGGCCCCAGGGCCGGGCTCTGCAGGGCCCGGGCCACCGTGCGCTCATGGCTCCGTCCGGGGACCCGGCCGCTCCGGGGATGATGGGGATGGGCATGCGCCTCACGCACCTGCTCGTGGTCCAGCTTCATGGTGAGCCTCTCCGTCTGCTGCCTGAGGGTCAGCATCTCCTGCTGCAGGACCCGCACCTTCTGCTGCAGCCCCAGCGTGGTGCTGTGGTAGATCTGGTCCCACTCCTGGTTGAGCTTCATGAGCTGGGGGAGAGCGGGCAGGCAGCGGTGAGCGGGGGGCCGCGCGCCCCTTCCCGTGGGGACCGAGGAGGTCAGAGCAGCCCCGAGGACGAGAGGTGGAGCTCGTCCCTTCATGCCACGGCACTGAGCGCCAGGGCAGGGCTACGCTGAGCATTTCCCAGGGCGCCATCCTGGCACATCAGGGCTCTGGAGCGGGACCGACGGCCCTGGCTCCCTGCAGCCGGACCTGCCGCTTGGGCACGGCTTTGGGCTTCTCCGCAGGAAGGTCTCAGGTCCTCACCCACGGGGAACCCCTACCGCGGCCTGGGGGGTCCTCCATGGCGTTCATGGGTCCCTCCGCCCTGGCTGCAGCGCTGCGAGTGCCCGGGGGGTGTCCGGACGTGCCAGCCCCGACCCCCAGGCccggccgtccccgtccccaaGGCTCGGCTCCGGCGGGCGCCGCTCACCTCCTTGTTGAGGCGCCGGAGCTCCGTGTTCTTGTTCAGCAGCTGCAGCTTCTCCTCGTCAGCCGAGGTCACCGTCATGCCCTCGGAGATGTAGGTGACGATCTCCTCGGAGTCAGCCCTGCCGAGGACGGAGGGGGCTCGCTGAGGGCGCCGGGGCCCAGCGCCGCCCGCGAGCCGCTGCACCACGCCGTGCCGCGCCACCACAGCCGCCTTCctccgcggccgccgctccccgAGCGGGAGCGCTTCCGCGTGCAGCCCTTTCCCGGGAAAAGGGCTCTGCGCTCACCCGCGCATCGTGGTCGGCGGGCTGCCACCCGGCCACGCTTGCCAGGGCCGGACCCCCCTGCCGCCCCGGGTCGCCGGCCTCTCCCGGCGGGGAAGCGGCCTCGCGCGGCGCCGGGACGTTCCTAGGAAGGGCCATTTGCATGGGCCGCATTTGCGTAGGGCTTTGCATCGAGGGGGCTTTCGGAGGGGAATTTAGTGCCGGGCCCAAAGTTGGGGCCCGCGCCCGGGGAGGACGGCGCGGCGCTCGGGGGAAGCGgtgctttttctttgtctttctcggCCGCGCGGGGGTGTTCCGGCCTCCTCCCCTCGCGGGCCCGAACGGGACCCGCTCGGGAGGGCAGCCGGGCCGCGAGGGCCACCGAGAGCAGCCACCACGCGCCGAGACGCCCCCGGCGCCTCGGGCAGCCTGCTGCGGGCAGCGCTTCCCTGCCGCCTGCTCTCAGCCCCCGGGGCGGCTACCCCGGAGTCAGCCGGCgacgccgctcccgccgccctccAGCTCGGCCCTGGGGGCTCGGGGGCCAGCGGCGGCTGCGCTGGCCAACGCATCCGGGCCGGTCCCCCCCTTAATCCAGGGGGTTCCCCGCTTCCCTTGCCAAAATGGCTCCGGTGCCCGCAGGAAGCCCGTTTCCAGAAGCACGGAGCCCCGGGAGCGCTGGCAGTGGCTGGTGTGGCCCCAGCACGGTGCCCGGGGCGAGGTGCgggcgcccgggccgcgccggccccgcggctgccccgAGGTGCGTGCCGGGGCCAGGAAGCAGGATGTCAGCGCAGgaagcgccggccccggcggcaggaAACCCCGACACCGGAGCGGCGGAGAGAAAGCGAGCGAAGGGACGGACGCGCTCCTGGGGGAGCAGGGCCGACCCGCAGCGGGCGCCCGCTTCTGCCCCTGCGCCGTCCGTgccggggagcgcggccgggctTTCAGACCGGGTGCTGCCCAAGGAGacagcccggctcggctcggacCTTGCACCCCTGCTGTGCCGCGCTGGATGCGGCCCAGAGGAAGGCAGGGCCAGAGCTCTGCTCCGGGCTGAGGCCTCCTGCCGCCTCCTTTAGCTGCGTTTTGGTGCAGCAGCTCAGGCTTCGAGCGCGACGAGCTGGCGGGATGAGACCGGACCCGCTGCGCCGTCGTCCGGATGGGGCTCCGGCTGGGGCACCGCTCCGTGGGCTGCCAGCTGGTCTCGCCGGTGCTGCTCCCGGTGATAACGGAAAAGCCAAGCTTCGCGCTTCCCTAAGGGCACGTTTAACCCAAACACGCTTTGCGCTCACTTTTTCTCTACGGCGCGCTAAGCCTGCGTGCGGCTTGACCACCCCAGCTTAGCGCGCCTCTGGCTCAGCGCTTCGGTTTTGTAGCGTTTCTGTTAGAAACGTGCCTTTCCCACTCGCTCCCGGGGagccctgcctcccctgcctgccCCTTGCACGCCGGTGCCGAGGACGGGATGTAAAACACGCTTCAGTAATGTGCTCGTACGGTGCCTGCTCGCAAAATGGCTTCAAGCACGCTGGAAGAGGGAAACGCCGGGACATGGGAAGCATttacagcagcagctgcaagcaggcacacgTTGCAATGGCCTTTGGGACTCAGCGGTGTCCCTCCGGCCCGTCCTTCCTCCCCCTGACGCTGCCGGGAAGGAAGCCACCTCCCTGCGTTTTCTTACTTGCCGTCGACTTCTCCACTTTGAACGCAACGGTCGCCGAACAAGCCTACGGATGGCGAAAAATGTTCTCCCACGTCCCGCGTGAGAGGCCGCCAGGGCaagcgctgggccgggagccgggGTCCCACCCGTGCCCGCAGCTTGCTCCCGAACCTCGGCCCCAAgagcagccgccccccccccgggcacccgtccccctcggccccgcgccggggcgagCAGCGGGGAGCAGCTGTCGGCCTTGCCAAAGGGCCTCGCCGTCCCCCGTCCCCCTTCGGACCTGCCCCGGGAACAGGCGGCCAGGTGGTGCCAGCAAAGCCAAAGCATCTCGGTGCCGTCCAGATTCAAACCGAGCGCCGTGAATGCTGAGCGCGACGCGTGGGAGCTGGGCAGCGGTGGGGAACCGGCCCCGCAGGGCAGCGCCTGGCCTGAGCCGTTCCGGCTATCTGAAGATCTCACAGGGAGCCGCGATGCCAGCGTGGCTTCGCTGCGATGTTGGGGACAAGGGGTTCCTCTGAACCGGGGAGCCGGCAGCGCGAAAGCCGGACTTGCACCTAACAGGGGCTGTGGGCGTTGGGGAGCCGCGGCCATCTCCCTGAGCCTGAGGGTCTCCCTCGGCCGGGGGCTGCGAGGACCCTGCCCATAACCTGCACAAAACCCAACGCCGATCACAGCTAGGGGAACGCTTCCCCCTGCCTCCATCTCTGCTCCGGGCATTGGTTTGTCCTGCCTGGCAGAGCCTACGCTGAACTGGCCGAGCAGGGCCTGCGGTGGGCTGgtggatgggtgggtgggtggatggatggatggatggatgggtggtgAATGGATGGGCagttgatggatggatggatcgTTGGTGGATGGATCAATGGATGGATGGGTGGTGGATGGATGGGTAGttgatggatagatggatgggtGGTGGCTGGAAcaatggatggatgggtggatagGCGGATGGTGTGGCTGCAGATCTGGAGATCCCAGGGCTCCACTCATGCTAGACCTTTGCTTTTAAAGGCAGCTCGGGGTCACGGAAGGAGAGCGTGAGTCTCTGACCTTGGAGCACATCTGGCCCCACAACCTTGTTCCCACTGCAGTTGCCCCAACCCGGGGAGGGTCCCTGCCCCTGGCACTTCCAACCTCCGTCAGTGCTGCCGCAATGGGCAAAACAAAGCCCTGGGCACGTCTGTGACCTCCTGTGACGCAGGGCCACGCAAACACCCCCTGTTTCCACG
Coding sequences within it:
- the LOC106489824 gene encoding TNFAIP3-interacting protein 1-like gives rise to the protein MRGADSEEIVTYISEGMTVTSADEEKLQLLNKNTELRRLNKELMKLNQEWDQIYHSTTLGLQQKVRVLQQEMLTLRQQTERLTMKLDHEQSKREYYEQTLIQELKKNQHLQEYVRQLEGGRHHGQDRRPAGSLEAPGAGARQERPDAPFLPPREGSAERSPRTLGSERRGRLAGAGPDKEVTDLKDQLEALKCQTEIYEADYRTEQRDRERIEAENEKLRKKEEEMRQQMLLLQEQLKIFEDDFRKERSDKQLLQRLLKSKSSPREPVLVHRCNSHEKPGPAAASTPSGASGPRRAGCSRHCEKPSRKQGECAGHSEAQLPAFGRDY